One genomic region from Syntrophales bacterium encodes:
- a CDS encoding PTS sugar transporter subunit IIC produces MIANVFITAIVGGFLCLDRVFLLLMISRPIIAAPVIGFILGDPYTGLVAGAFTELFWIDRLPIGMYIPPNDTITAILIAASSIEAARILGSMPHGLLALTVLAYVPFGHVAQKMDLWIVKGNEKLAGDVRKDVLNGDVKSLSRKHLFALLKTWAFSAGFILLALLVGIPLLAFLYPSLPGWTIRGLGLLYPLLPLIGTAVAINSVHVRGVFPIFCGVFLFAGIVFYYLKGII; encoded by the coding sequence ATGATTGCGAATGTTTTTATTACAGCGATAGTGGGCGGTTTTCTCTGTCTGGATCGAGTTTTCCTGCTGCTTATGATCTCGCGCCCGATAATCGCTGCGCCGGTAATCGGCTTTATTCTGGGAGATCCATATACGGGGCTCGTCGCCGGCGCCTTTACCGAGCTTTTCTGGATAGACCGGCTGCCGATAGGGATGTATATCCCCCCCAACGACACGATAACAGCGATCCTGATTGCCGCATCGTCAATTGAAGCGGCCCGGATTCTGGGCTCTATGCCCCACGGACTGCTTGCCCTTACCGTTCTTGCTTATGTGCCATTTGGCCATGTTGCGCAAAAAATGGATCTCTGGATAGTTAAAGGAAATGAAAAACTGGCGGGCGACGTCCGGAAAGACGTCCTTAACGGGGATGTCAAGTCCCTTTCCCGCAAGCATCTCTTTGCACTGCTCAAGACATGGGCTTTTTCCGCCGGGTTCATATTGCTTGCCCTCTTGGTCGGAATACCGCTGCTTGCATTTTTATATCCATCCTTGCCGGGCTGGACGATCCGGGGGCTTGGTCTTCTCTATCCGCTGCTGCCGCTAATCGGTACCGCCGTCGCAATTAACTCCGTCCATGTTCGCGGTGTTTTCCCCATTTTTTGCGGTGTTTTTCTTTTTGCCGGCATTGTATTTTACTATCTTAAGGGAATTATCTGA
- the rimI gene encoding ribosomal protein S18-alanine N-acetyltransferase — translation MAVESIEIDGCLAKDIDEIMAIERDSFSSPWSELLFREELVNPVSRILVARLGCEGARNIVGYIVYWLVADELHLQKIAIRRDMRRQGFASRLFREAIKSSSAANTQRATLEVRASNLPALKLYDKFGFSVKGVRPRYYDDTKEDALIMWADLQD, via the coding sequence ATGGCAGTAGAGTCCATTGAAATAGACGGCTGTCTGGCAAAAGATATTGACGAAATAATGGCCATCGAAAGGGATTCTTTCTCCAGTCCGTGGTCAGAGTTACTTTTTCGCGAGGAATTGGTGAACCCTGTTTCCCGAATTCTTGTTGCCAGGCTTGGATGCGAAGGCGCAAGAAACATTGTCGGTTATATTGTTTACTGGCTGGTGGCTGATGAATTGCATCTGCAGAAGATAGCGATCCGCCGGGATATGCGGCGGCAGGGATTTGCTTCCCGTTTGTTCCGGGAGGCGATAAAGTCTTCATCAGCGGCAAATACGCAGCGGGCAACCCTTGAGGTGCGCGCTTCAAACCTTCCGGCCCTTAAACTATACGACAAGTTTGGCTTTTCGGTAAAAGGGGTCAGACCCCGATATTACGATGATACTAAAGAAGACGCGTTGATAATGTGGGCTGATCTGCAAGATTAG
- a CDS encoding dihydroorotate dehydrogenase electron transfer subunit, producing the protein MNENAKNITISAGQIIGNCDVAPGHFLLSIKLPGSFPAPVPGQFVMLRNLENGETLLSRPFSVYGFRTEDGQTILELLCRVAGRGTQLLSRLGAGGRVEVMGPLGHGFTVDPAVKRIILLAGGVGAAPLSFFLQEHVLTKSPLPVTAFLGAKTSEIVTALQARFTGLSVLRLATDDGSAGYHGAVTDILGEELQAWDNESTQILACGPTAMTRALARLLGDNSIRCQVSLEERMACGVGACIGCVVATKDAHGEMIYKRVCKDGPVFDIRKLVWKHPF; encoded by the coding sequence ATGAACGAAAATGCAAAAAATATCACAATCAGCGCGGGACAGATAATCGGTAATTGCGACGTTGCCCCCGGCCATTTCCTGCTTTCAATTAAACTGCCGGGCTCTTTCCCGGCGCCGGTTCCCGGGCAGTTCGTCATGCTGCGCAACCTTGAAAATGGCGAAACCCTGCTGTCCCGCCCGTTCAGCGTTTATGGATTCCGAACTGAGGACGGGCAGACGATTCTTGAGCTTTTATGCCGCGTTGCCGGCCGAGGCACACAGTTGCTGTCGCGCCTTGGCGCCGGAGGGAGGGTCGAAGTTATGGGCCCCCTCGGACATGGCTTTACAGTTGACCCTGCCGTCAAAAGAATAATCCTTCTTGCCGGCGGGGTTGGCGCCGCGCCTCTCTCCTTTTTCCTGCAGGAACATGTTCTGACAAAGTCTCCCCTGCCGGTGACTGCCTTTTTGGGCGCGAAAACATCAGAGATTGTAACCGCCCTGCAAGCACGTTTTACCGGTTTAAGCGTTCTACGCTTGGCTACCGACGACGGAAGCGCTGGATATCATGGAGCTGTGACGGACATTCTCGGCGAAGAGCTGCAAGCGTGGGATAATGAAAGCACGCAAATCCTTGCCTGTGGGCCGACGGCGATGACAAGGGCGCTTGCCCGTCTTCTTGGGGATAACTCGATACGCTGCCAGGTTTCCCTTGAAGAGAGGATGGCCTGCGGTGTAGGCGCCTGCATAGGATGTGTCGTCGCAACGAAAGACGCTCACGGGGAGATGATCTACAAAAGGGTCTGCAAGGACGGGCCTGTTTTCGATATCCGGAAACTCGTATGGAAACACCCCTTTTAA
- a CDS encoding dihydroorotate dehydrogenase, translating into MTDNKIDSRRVKLGVNIGRLFLKNPVMTASGTFGYGEEYSPFFDLSRLGAVVVKGLSLRPRAGNPPPRIIETPSGMLNAIGLQNVGVEAFIAEKLPFLRQFDVAVIANIFGETVEEFPLLTGILSSVEGVHAIEVNISCPNVKKGGAIFGTDPAVAAMVTKMVRRETDLPVIVKLTPNVTDITEIARAVEDAGADAVSLINTLTGMSVDIEARRPHLANITGGLSGPALKPVALRMVWQVVRAVKIPVIGIGGIMTASDALEFLIAGAQAVQIGTANFINPVATMDVLNGIEDYLIRHNIEDISEVIGSLRA; encoded by the coding sequence ATGACGGACAACAAAATTGACAGTAGGCGGGTAAAACTGGGAGTGAATATCGGCAGGCTCTTCTTGAAGAATCCGGTTATGACCGCTTCGGGAACATTTGGATACGGTGAGGAATATTCACCTTTTTTTGATCTGAGCCGACTGGGAGCGGTTGTGGTAAAGGGGCTTTCCCTGCGGCCAAGAGCAGGAAACCCGCCTCCCCGGATAATCGAAACCCCGTCCGGGATGCTCAACGCGATCGGCTTGCAGAATGTCGGTGTCGAGGCGTTTATCGCGGAAAAACTTCCCTTCCTGCGGCAATTTGATGTTGCGGTGATCGCCAATATTTTTGGGGAAACAGTTGAAGAATTCCCGCTCCTTACGGGAATTCTTTCCTCTGTTGAAGGCGTGCATGCAATTGAGGTTAACATATCCTGCCCGAACGTTAAAAAAGGCGGAGCGATTTTTGGCACTGATCCTGCTGTCGCCGCGATGGTGACTAAAATGGTCCGAAGGGAAACAGATCTTCCGGTTATAGTCAAACTGACCCCGAATGTGACCGACATCACGGAAATTGCAAGAGCGGTCGAGGATGCGGGCGCGGACGCCGTTTCCCTGATCAACACCTTGACGGGGATGTCTGTGGATATTGAAGCCAGACGTCCCCATCTGGCGAATATCACCGGTGGCCTCTCCGGACCGGCTCTGAAGCCGGTGGCTTTGCGGATGGTTTGGCAGGTTGTTCGCGCTGTCAAGATTCCGGTTATCGGCATCGGAGGAATAATGACCGCCTCTGATGCCCTGGAATTTCTGATCGCGGGGGCTCAGGCAGTTCAAATCGGCACGGCCAATTTTATCAACCCCGTGGCGACGATGGATGTATTAAACGGCATCGAGGACTATCTTATTAGACATAATATTGAAGATATTAGCGAAGTTATTGGTTCTCTGCGTGCTTGA
- a CDS encoding PAS domain S-box protein codes for MLCISFIVFLTAPLLHAAEAAEPSDNGSTLQEVLILNSYHPGYAWSDDEQAGIIDVLQGKDKNWLPVIEYLDLKHLPDGRHLAELKQLFHLKHQYKKFSVVIAMDNPALEFAIDNQVELFRNAPIVFCGINNYNPSLLKGRSEVTGIEEAIDLAGTIEVMLRLHPATQEIFSPQDYTVTGLAVRKELEALVPRFGAKVRFRFNDPLTMEELLKELERLPKNSLVLDIAFLTDKSYRTFGVSETTKLFYEHSPVPIYSTYKQRLDFGIVGGKLLNARIHGTNAARIALRVLAGEKASAIPVVLESDSQFMFDYKVMSRFGIPLSALPEDSTVINKPVSFYTAHRVVIQTALGIIAFMAAVIFLLMINIIQRRRSAIALRASEAKYYDLYENAPDMYFSIDTKTATITECNSTFVHTIGYAKEDIIGRSIFEIYHPDCKEDVKRHFQQFAATGELPDVERKIICKDGSIIDVSIKISLMRDKNGNITHSRSVWRDITERKKAEIRLARLNDCFLQFGVSPDDNINRLVAVCGELMNATCALYNRLGKNLLCSVGQWKPPAGFKSEDKPDGHICYDVIQQGGERPLLVRNLQESHYARTDPNILPYSLQTYLGMVVKWKQAAIGSLCVVYQTDITPSNDDLQFMTIIASAIAIEENRLRAEEALYRSEENFRRSLDISPLGVRIVTIEGETIYANRAMLDFYGYDSIEELRTTPLKERYTPESYAEFKMRMEKRKRGDYYPSEYDISIVRKDGEVRHLQAFRKEVLWNGEEQFQIIYQDITERKQAEEGLRASREEMRALAGRLQAVREEERTQIAREIHDELGGALTGLKIDVSLLTRSALKIENETVRTSLFAGMDSMIKSIDTTIHTVRRIAMKLRPGILDDLGLVAALEWQLKDFEKRTGIRCEFFPPGEDISLDADLSTALFRIFQEALTNVARHSGATEVHVRLRVDADSPALEVEDNGQGIEKENIQSKESLGLLGMRERAQIFGGRVTITKTPGRGTIVTVEIPPSSTTPLLAAG; via the coding sequence TTGCTGTGTATTTCGTTCATCGTGTTTCTGACAGCCCCTCTGCTGCACGCCGCCGAAGCAGCGGAGCCGTCTGACAACGGAAGTACGCTGCAGGAGGTACTCATCCTGAACTCATACCATCCCGGTTATGCGTGGTCCGACGATGAACAGGCCGGCATCATCGACGTTTTGCAAGGGAAAGATAAAAATTGGCTCCCGGTCATTGAATACCTAGATCTCAAACACCTGCCCGACGGAAGGCATCTTGCAGAGTTGAAGCAACTTTTCCACCTCAAGCATCAATACAAGAAGTTCTCGGTGGTCATCGCGATGGACAACCCCGCTCTGGAATTCGCTATTGACAACCAGGTGGAACTTTTCAGGAACGCGCCCATCGTCTTCTGCGGAATAAACAATTACAACCCCTCCCTGTTAAAAGGGCGATCCGAGGTTACGGGAATCGAGGAGGCCATTGACCTTGCCGGAACGATCGAGGTCATGCTCCGCCTGCACCCTGCCACTCAAGAGATTTTCAGTCCCCAAGACTACACCGTGACTGGTTTGGCGGTGCGTAAAGAACTTGAGGCATTGGTTCCCCGATTCGGCGCCAAGGTTCGCTTCCGCTTTAATGATCCTCTGACCATGGAGGAACTGTTGAAGGAGCTGGAGCGATTACCCAAGAACAGTCTTGTCCTGGATATAGCTTTTCTCACCGATAAATCCTACCGCACTTTCGGAGTGTCAGAAACCACCAAACTCTTTTATGAACACAGCCCTGTCCCGATCTATTCCACCTACAAGCAGCGACTCGATTTCGGCATCGTCGGCGGCAAGCTGTTGAACGCTCGAATACATGGAACCAACGCCGCCCGCATCGCCCTGAGGGTGCTGGCCGGTGAAAAGGCGTCCGCCATCCCGGTTGTTTTAGAGAGCGATTCGCAGTTCATGTTCGATTATAAGGTCATGAGCCGTTTTGGAATCCCTTTGTCGGCCTTGCCCGAAGACAGCACGGTGATCAATAAACCGGTATCCTTTTATACGGCCCACCGGGTGGTTATTCAAACGGCTTTGGGTATCATCGCTTTCATGGCAGCAGTGATCTTCCTGCTCATGATCAACATCATCCAGAGGAGGCGATCCGCCATCGCACTGCGCGCCTCGGAGGCAAAATATTACGACCTCTATGAGAACGCGCCGGATATGTATTTTTCTATCGATACGAAAACGGCTACAATTACAGAATGCAACAGCACATTTGTTCATACGATTGGCTATGCCAAGGAGGATATCATTGGGCGTTCGATATTCGAAATCTACCACCCGGACTGCAAAGAGGATGTAAAAAGACACTTTCAACAATTTGCAGCAACAGGCGAACTCCCAGATGTCGAACGTAAAATAATTTGTAAAGACGGCAGTATAATTGATGTCAGCATAAAAATATCACTCATGAGGGATAAAAACGGAAATATTACCCACAGCCGATCCGTCTGGCGTGATATCACCGAGCGCAAGAAGGCGGAAATCCGTCTGGCCCGGCTTAACGATTGCTTCCTCCAGTTCGGCGTCTCCCCTGACGACAACATCAATCGCCTGGTCGCCGTCTGCGGGGAACTGATGAACGCCACCTGTGCCCTGTATAACCGCCTGGGGAAAAACCTGCTCTGTTCGGTCGGGCAGTGGAAGCCGCCTGCCGGCTTCAAGTCGGAGGACAAACCGGATGGGCATATCTGTTATGATGTGATCCAACAGGGAGGGGAACGTCCCTTGCTCGTGCGGAACCTCCAGGAGAGCCACTACGCGAGGACCGATCCCAACATCCTCCCCTACAGCCTGCAAACCTATCTCGGCATGGTTGTCAAATGGAAGCAGGCTGCCATCGGTTCACTGTGCGTGGTCTATCAGACCGACATAACCCCTTCAAACGACGATCTGCAGTTCATGACAATCATCGCCTCCGCCATAGCCATCGAAGAGAACCGGCTGCGGGCGGAGGAGGCGCTGTACCGAAGTGAAGAGAATTTCCGCCGTTCCCTGGATATATCCCCGCTGGGCGTGCGCATCGTGACCATAGAAGGCGAGACCATTTATGCTAACCGGGCTATGCTGGATTTCTATGGATACGACAGCATTGAGGAACTGAGAACAACGCCTTTAAAAGAGCGCTATACTCCGGAGAGCTATGCAGAGTTTAAGATGAGAATGGAAAAAAGAAAACGAGGTGATTATTACCCGTCCGAATACGACATAAGCATCGTAAGGAAAGACGGTGAAGTCCGCCATCTCCAAGCCTTCCGCAAGGAAGTATTATGGAATGGTGAAGAACAGTTTCAGATAATTTACCAGGACATCACCGAACGCAAACAGGCAGAGGAGGGGTTAAGGGCTTCCCGGGAAGAGATGCGCGCCCTTGCCGGGCGCCTGCAGGCGGTGCGTGAAGAGGAGCGGACACAGATTGCCCGTGAAATCCACGACGAACTGGGAGGGGCCTTGACCGGCCTGAAGATCGATGTTTCCCTGCTGACAAGGTCCGCCTTGAAAATAGAGAATGAAACCGTCAGAACGTCTTTATTCGCGGGTATGGACTCGATGATTAAGTCCATCGACACAACCATCCATACCGTGCGCAGGATCGCGATGAAACTTAGACCCGGGATTCTGGATGATCTCGGTCTCGTTGCGGCTCTGGAATGGCAGCTCAAAGATTTCGAGAAGCGCACCGGCATCCGCTGCGAATTTTTTCCACCTGGGGAAGATATCAGCCTTGACGCCGACCTTTCTACGGCATTGTTTCGCATTTTTCAGGAGGCACTGACCAATGTGGCCCGCCACTCCGGGGCAACGGAGGTACATGTCCGCTTGCGCGTGGACGCAGACTCCCCCGCTCTGGAGGTGGAGGATAACGGCCAAGGCATCGAAAAAGAGAATATCCAGAGTAAAGAGTCACTCGGACTCCTGGGGATGAGGGAACGCGCCCAGATATTCGGGGGACGAGTTACCATAACGAAAACTCCCGGAAGAGGCACAATAGTGACGGTCGAGATTCCGCCGTCATCCACTACCCCGCTGCTTGCGGCTGGATAG
- a CDS encoding DUF4143 domain-containing protein has product MARTTAAGYLDILEETLLCFRLPAYEARLRVRERKLPKWYWCDPGLARVMKRKTAPLAPEKRGALFEGLQRRIVVCPDGPVMKTQDGIDAMPFRRFAEELASDALWK; this is encoded by the coding sequence GTGGCCAGGACGACGGCAGCAGGGTATCTCGACATCCTGGAAGAGACGCTTCTCTGTTTCCGGCTGCCCGCTTATGAGGCCAGATTGCGCGTGCGGGAACGGAAACTGCCCAAATGGTACTGGTGCGATCCCGGCCTCGCGCGCGTGATGAAGCGAAAGACCGCCCCGCTCGCGCCCGAGAAAAGGGGCGCCTTGTTCGAAGGGCTGCAACGCCGCATTGTCGTTTGCCCTGACGGACCGGTAATGAAAACGCAGGACGGTATTGACGCCATGCCTTTCCGTCGCTTTGCCGAAGAACTGGCCTCCGATGCTTTATGGAAGTAG
- a CDS encoding response regulator transcription factor, with amino-acid sequence MIQVIIVDDHPVVRRGLKQIIAAEQDMQVVGEAENAREALRVIRHIPCDAVVLDITLPDTSGLDVLNQLKHERPTLPVLIMSIHDEEQYAVRVLKAGASGYLMKNSIPEELIQAIRKITAGGKYVSPSLAERLASEFVSPEKAPHEKLSDREFQILCLIASGKSLKEIGEALCISGKTVSSYRARILEKMSMKTNADLVGYALKNRLIE; translated from the coding sequence ATGATCCAAGTGATTATTGTCGATGACCATCCGGTGGTCCGGCGCGGCCTAAAGCAGATCATCGCCGCAGAACAGGACATGCAGGTCGTCGGCGAGGCGGAAAACGCCCGGGAGGCGCTCCGTGTCATCCGTCATATCCCCTGCGATGCGGTTGTGCTGGATATCACCCTGCCGGATACCAGCGGTCTCGACGTCCTGAATCAATTGAAGCACGAACGCCCGACCCTGCCCGTTCTGATCATGAGCATCCATGATGAAGAGCAGTACGCCGTGCGGGTGCTCAAAGCCGGCGCTTCAGGCTACCTGATGAAGAACAGCATCCCGGAGGAACTGATCCAGGCGATCCGGAAGATCACCGCCGGCGGGAAATACGTCAGCCCCTCTCTCGCGGAAAGGCTGGCGTCGGAGTTTGTTTCCCCGGAAAAAGCGCCCCACGAGAAGCTCTCCGACCGCGAATTTCAGATCCTGTGCCTGATCGCGTCCGGAAAGTCGCTCAAGGAAATCGGCGAGGCGTTATGCATCAGCGGCAAGACGGTGAGCAGTTACCGGGCCCGCATTCTGGAGAAAATGAGCATGAAGACCAACGCCGACCTGGTCGGCTATGCCCTGAAAAACAGATTGATCGAGTAG
- a CDS encoding sensor domain-containing diguanylate cyclase: protein MRWTLSVKLVLGIAVIMTAAMGAAIHLPDERTGELVLAASHGIPPPILEGLIPLKPGQSVVGWFAETGKPFLEVENTATDPRAETGLEVWKSLVVVPLRSAGKMVGALGTGDVTQRRFTPGEVALLQAIGNQLGAAIENARLHAEMQRLSQTDPLTGLFNRRGLDERMQVEILRAKRYRHPLSVVMIDIDHFKNYNDAHGHLEGDVILKQVAELLRIHVRETDVVARFGGEEFLILLTETAKAEALEVAEKIRAAVSVRPFPHAGTQPEGKLTISLGVATSSADLSEAQELIDKADHALYGAKNAGRNRVREA, encoded by the coding sequence ATGCGCTGGACGCTGAGTGTAAAACTGGTATTGGGCATCGCGGTTATCATGACCGCTGCCATGGGCGCGGCCATTCACTTGCCGGATGAGCGGACAGGCGAGTTGGTCCTGGCCGCTTCCCACGGCATTCCCCCCCCGATACTGGAGGGACTGATTCCTTTGAAGCCAGGCCAGAGTGTTGTCGGATGGTTCGCCGAGACCGGGAAACCGTTCCTCGAAGTGGAGAACACGGCAACGGATCCTCGCGCTGAGACCGGATTAGAGGTATGGAAATCGCTGGTCGTCGTGCCGCTGCGATCCGCCGGCAAAATGGTTGGCGCCTTGGGTACGGGAGACGTCACGCAGCGCCGTTTCACGCCCGGGGAGGTGGCGCTGCTCCAAGCCATCGGCAACCAGTTGGGGGCGGCTATCGAAAACGCCCGGCTCCACGCGGAAATGCAGCGCCTCTCGCAAACAGATCCGCTGACGGGTCTTTTTAATCGGCGCGGGTTGGATGAGCGGATGCAGGTCGAGATACTACGGGCAAAGCGCTACCGGCATCCCCTGTCGGTGGTTATGATCGACATTGATCACTTCAAAAACTATAATGACGCGCACGGCCATCTTGAAGGCGATGTAATCCTGAAGCAAGTCGCCGAACTTTTGCGAATCCACGTGCGTGAAACCGATGTTGTCGCTCGCTTCGGCGGTGAGGAGTTTTTGATACTTCTGACGGAGACCGCGAAGGCCGAGGCCCTGGAAGTCGCAGAAAAAATCCGTGCCGCAGTTTCGGTGCGGCCCTTCCCACATGCCGGGACCCAGCCCGAAGGCAAACTGACAATCAGCCTGGGGGTAGCGACTTCTTCGGCGGATTTGTCTGAGGCGCAAGAATTGATAGACAAGGCCGACCATGCCCTCTATGGCGCCAAAAACGCCGGGCGCAATCGAGTGCGGGAAGCGTGA
- a CDS encoding EAL domain-containing protein, translating into MLSIKNRQYIFRISIWVIILGGLMLTAIGFAVVRTWELQKLKADFERAAEERHAALKREIDFDLDVLSSIKAFYLHAKVVTRSEFRDFTASLFLQHPGIQALEWIPRVPYSQREEYEKAARRDGFKDFQITEQSVSGKMIRAGRRDEYFPVYFMEPYKGNELALGYDLTSNPKRKEALDRSRNTGEIAATSRIRLVQANESKFGFLVFSPVYKKNMPADPRQTRHDNLRGFTLGVFRIHDIIQRSLTYLNPEGIDVYLYDNSAHGKERFLHFHPARAGQTTDSLRNERPVPDGSLKIVRTLKVADREWQILFVATPDYVARGKTWQPWGVLLAGLLLTGLLAGFLIVVARRAEELTNNNELLLQEIAGRRKTEEELRLSEERFRRIFDEGPFGMMLANPDYTIVMANKAFCGLLGYTEQELAGQSIADITCEEDREKGREFSGQLFAGSISVLHLEKRYVRKDGGIVWANITASAIHGKEGNVLYSLSLIEDLTDSKKAEEKIHLLHYYDSLTGLPNRTFHKELIKRSIEHAQRHKEIFAIIYIGLDNFQRINDTLGHNIADLLLKAVADRLANSLRKSDDVARSDEGEAVSAVSRCGGDEFIVLVHDLNQTQGAAIAARHLLEEISAPYDLNGREVFMTASIGIALYPDDGTDVDDLLKNAEKAMRHTKSEGKNNYQFYSGSMNSFVLELLTLESDLHKALERGELVLYYQPKVDAATRMVKGMEALIRWKHPDRGLIPPLQFIPLAEASGLIIPIGEFVIRTVCGQIKTWQEAGYKQVNIALNISGRQFDQPNLIEIVKEALQDTLISPQCLELEITESVIMRNPEKAIQILTELNALGIGISIDDFGTGYSSLSYLKRLPLDYLKIDQSFVKGLASDSRDQAIVRAIIAMAHSLNLKTIAEGVETKEQLSFLQEHGCDEIQGYLFSRPLPAEEIPGILRKPRL; encoded by the coding sequence ATGCTTTCTATTAAAAACAGACAATATATATTCCGTATCAGCATCTGGGTGATCATCCTTGGCGGCCTGATGCTTACGGCCATAGGTTTCGCGGTGGTTCGTACCTGGGAACTTCAAAAGCTGAAGGCGGACTTTGAACGTGCTGCAGAAGAGCGCCATGCCGCTTTGAAGAGAGAAATTGATTTTGACTTAGACGTACTTTCAAGCATCAAGGCTTTTTACCTCCATGCAAAAGTGGTTACCAGATCAGAATTCCGCGACTTTACAGCCTCTCTTTTCTTGCAACACCCCGGCATTCAAGCGCTCGAATGGATTCCGCGGGTACCATATTCTCAGCGCGAAGAATACGAAAAAGCAGCCAGAAGAGATGGTTTTAAAGATTTCCAGATTACGGAACAGTCTGTTTCGGGTAAGATGATACGGGCCGGCCGGAGGGATGAATATTTCCCCGTTTATTTTATGGAGCCTTATAAGGGGAATGAACTTGCATTAGGGTATGACCTGACTTCCAACCCTAAGCGCAAGGAAGCGTTGGATCGATCTCGCAACACGGGCGAGATAGCAGCAACCTCCCGGATAAGACTGGTGCAGGCGAATGAAAGCAAATTCGGTTTTTTGGTTTTCTCACCGGTATATAAAAAGAATATGCCTGCCGATCCGAGGCAAACTCGTCACGACAATTTACGCGGTTTTACACTGGGCGTTTTTCGGATTCATGATATTATACAAAGATCCTTAACGTACCTGAACCCGGAAGGCATCGATGTTTATCTCTATGATAACTCCGCACATGGGAAAGAGCGTTTTCTTCATTTTCACCCGGCGCGCGCAGGGCAAACAACAGACTCATTGCGCAATGAGAGACCAGTGCCGGATGGCAGCCTCAAAATCGTCAGAACGCTCAAAGTGGCAGATCGCGAATGGCAGATTCTATTCGTGGCAACGCCCGATTACGTTGCACGCGGAAAGACGTGGCAGCCCTGGGGGGTATTATTGGCCGGACTGCTTTTAACCGGTTTACTGGCCGGCTTTTTGATTGTGGTGGCCAGGCGCGCTGAAGAACTAACCAACAACAATGAACTGCTCTTGCAGGAAATCGCCGGTCGCAGAAAAACAGAGGAAGAGTTGAGGTTGAGCGAAGAGCGGTTCAGGCGCATCTTTGATGAAGGACCTTTCGGGATGATGTTGGCAAATCCGGACTATACAATTGTTATGGCGAATAAAGCGTTCTGCGGGTTGCTGGGGTATACCGAACAGGAACTTGCCGGTCAAAGCATTGCGGATATCACCTGCGAAGAGGACAGGGAGAAGGGCAGAGAATTTTCAGGACAATTATTCGCAGGCAGCATCTCCGTGCTTCACTTGGAAAAGCGGTATGTCAGAAAAGATGGCGGAATCGTGTGGGCTAATATTACCGCCTCGGCCATCCATGGGAAAGAAGGTAACGTGCTTTACAGTCTATCTCTCATTGAGGACCTCACGGACAGCAAGAAGGCGGAAGAAAAGATTCACCTGCTGCATTATTATGACAGCCTGACCGGGTTGCCGAACCGCACCTTTCATAAAGAGCTGATAAAAAGATCAATTGAACATGCCCAGCGCCATAAAGAGATATTTGCCATTATTTACATCGGATTGGATAATTTTCAGCGGATTAACGATACGCTCGGACATAACATCGCAGATCTTCTGCTGAAGGCCGTTGCCGACAGACTTGCCAACTCTTTGCGAAAAAGCGACGACGTTGCCAGATCAGATGAAGGTGAAGCAGTGAGTGCTGTATCTCGATGCGGTGGAGACGAGTTTATCGTATTGGTGCATGATCTCAACCAGACTCAGGGCGCCGCAATAGCCGCCCGTCATTTACTTGAGGAAATATCCGCACCCTATGATCTGAACGGTCGCGAGGTATTTATGACTGCCAGCATCGGTATTGCCTTGTATCCTGATGACGGAACGGATGTTGACGACCTCCTAAAAAACGCCGAAAAGGCCATGAGACACACAAAGAGCGAAGGGAAAAACAACTATCAATTTTATTCGGGATCAATGAATTCCTTTGTTCTGGAGCTCCTGACGCTGGAAAGCGACCTGCACAAGGCCCTGGAGCGGGGCGAACTGGTGCTCTACTACCAGCCGAAGGTGGATGCGGCAACGCGAATGGTTAAAGGAATGGAGGCGCTGATCCGCTGGAAGCATCCCGATCGGGGATTGATTCCGCCCCTGCAGTTTATTCCCCTGGCCGAAGCAAGCGGCCTCATCATCCCCATCGGAGAGTTTGTAATACGCACCGTCTGCGGGCAAATCAAAACATGGCAGGAAGCCGGTTACAAACAGGTGAACATTGCCTTGAACATATCGGGTCGCCAGTTTGATCAACCGAACCTGATAGAAATCGTCAAGGAGGCTTTGCAGGACACCCTGATTTCTCCGCAGTGCCTGGAGTTGGAAATAACGGAGAGCGTCATTATGCGGAACCCGGAGAAGGCTATTCAGATATTGACTGAACTAAACGCGCTGGGCATAGGGATTTCGATTGATGATTTCGGCACGGGATATTCATCGTTGAGCTATTTGAAACGGCTGCCGCTGGATTATTTGAAGATAGATCAGTCCTTTGTAAAGGGTCTGGCGTCCGACTCCAGAGATCAGGCAATCGTCAGGGCGATTATTGCTATGGCTCACAGCCTGAATCTGAAGACCATTGCCGAAGGTGTGGAGACAAAGGAGCAGTTGTCCTTTCTGCAGGAACATGGATGCGACGAAATCCAGGGCTACTTGTTCAGCCGGCCTTTGCCGGCCGAGGAAATCCCGGGGATCTTAAGGAAGCCCCGGCTCTAA